Proteins encoded in a region of the Nonomuraea helvata genome:
- a CDS encoding TetR/AcrR family transcriptional regulator, translated as MAPKVSTAATRAALLEAAREEFAAYGVAGARVDRIAERAGVNKERIYGHFGSKEKLFDAVITEALDDLTTRIALPGGDPADYVARLTDYYHTHPELVRLLMWEALNYRGPELLPGQEARVERCGRKTRSLAEGLGVEPSPRVARMVFLLTGLALLPSMLPQLGRIILGDAADDHEAMREQIAEIVAAGFK; from the coding sequence ATGGCACCCAAGGTCTCGACCGCCGCCACGCGCGCCGCCCTGCTGGAGGCCGCTCGGGAGGAGTTCGCCGCGTACGGCGTGGCGGGCGCCCGCGTGGATCGCATAGCCGAGCGCGCCGGCGTCAACAAGGAACGCATCTACGGGCATTTCGGCAGCAAGGAGAAGCTGTTCGACGCCGTCATCACCGAGGCGCTCGACGATCTGACCACCCGGATCGCGCTCCCCGGCGGCGACCCCGCGGACTACGTGGCCAGGCTGACGGACTACTATCACACGCATCCCGAGCTGGTGCGGCTGCTGATGTGGGAGGCGCTCAACTACCGCGGCCCGGAGCTGCTGCCCGGCCAGGAGGCGCGGGTGGAGCGGTGTGGCCGCAAGACGCGCTCGCTGGCGGAGGGGCTGGGGGTGGAGCCCTCCCCCAGGGTGGCGCGGATGGTGTTCCTGCTGACGGGGCTCGCGCTGCTGCCGTCGATGCTGCCGCAGCTCGGACGGATCATCCTGGGGGATGCCGCGGACGACCACGAGGCCATGCGGGAGCAGATCGCCGAGATCGTGGCAGCCGGCTTCAAGTAA
- a CDS encoding glucosyl-3-phosphoglycerate synthase, producing MLPEVRGWLRRRTSSAADWPLRDLKAVKGRTTVSVVLPARDERETVGEIVRVIRRELDGLVDEIVVIDSRSSDDTALVAARAGACVHAQDEILPQLTPLDGKGEALWKSLAVTSGDVLVFADADIRKFRASLIFGLLGPLLADPTVVYSKGVYDRPLYDTSNGGGRVTELVARPLINLHWPQLAGFVQPLAGEYAGRRSALERVPFLTGYGVELGLLIDLLELAGLDALAQVDLGSREHAPQSTEALGGMASQIMLAAWSRLRRQGKIRDCHEPSVRLAQFRRGLDGHDVLLRDIGIGERPPMITITT from the coding sequence ATGCTTCCTGAAGTGCGGGGATGGTTGCGGCGCCGTACTTCGTCCGCCGCGGACTGGCCACTCCGGGACCTGAAGGCCGTCAAGGGGCGGACCACGGTGAGCGTGGTGCTCCCGGCCCGCGACGAGCGGGAGACCGTGGGCGAGATCGTCAGAGTGATCCGGCGCGAGCTGGACGGGCTCGTCGACGAGATCGTGGTGATCGACTCGCGTTCCTCCGACGACACGGCGCTCGTGGCCGCGCGCGCGGGGGCCTGCGTGCACGCGCAGGACGAGATCCTGCCGCAGCTCACGCCGCTGGACGGCAAGGGCGAGGCGCTCTGGAAGTCGCTGGCGGTGACCTCGGGGGACGTGCTGGTGTTCGCCGACGCAGATATCCGGAAATTTCGCGCTTCATTGATATTCGGCCTGCTCGGGCCGCTCCTCGCGGACCCCACCGTGGTGTACTCCAAGGGTGTCTATGACCGCCCGTTGTACGACACCTCCAACGGCGGCGGCCGCGTCACCGAGCTCGTGGCCCGCCCGCTGATCAACCTCCACTGGCCGCAACTGGCCGGTTTCGTCCAGCCCCTGGCCGGCGAGTACGCCGGCCGCCGCTCGGCCCTGGAGCGGGTGCCGTTCCTCACCGGGTACGGCGTGGAGCTCGGGCTCCTGATCGACCTGCTGGAGCTGGCCGGGCTGGACGCGCTCGCCCAGGTGGATCTGGGGTCGCGCGAGCACGCCCCGCAGTCGACCGAGGCGCTCGGGGGAATGGCTTCCCAGATCATGCTGGCCGCGTGGTCGCGGCTGCGGCGGCAGGGCAAGATCCGTGACTGTCACGAACCTTCGGTGCGCTTGGCGCAGTTCCGCAGGGGGCTGGACGGACACGACGTCCTGCTGCGCGACATCGGGATAGGCGAACGCCCACCCATGATCACCATCACCACGTGA
- a CDS encoding cytochrome P450 translates to MSVIPGPPVRGDGGLHDIAAAGGLHAYQLRLHAEYGPVVRFELPGTDSAVSIADPVLLEATAGINKRPEELFEFLAPLCEAGNLQTLPADEHTPWRRAVLSVLAGRRSHEAHFPGLTALAGRLADRWAEQAGEGPVELQKDLSALSLRMICQYALGNGVHDPDEVVTAFEVVLTEYLGRQYQPADPGAEEQRRKRAQESLAYLRATVDDVLAPARQDGNALAAALVAAGMSPARVRDTVLMIMLAAHHTTGVAVSWTLHLLSRHPAEAERVTAEIDEVLSDRDAPEYADLKRLTRLQMALKESMRLYPPGPYGARETTEDLVLAGYEIPTGTTVFYPFWAVHLNPQYWPDPETFNPGRFTPDQVAGRPRYAYVPFGLGPRSCEGASLAMMEAELVLAILLRRFRFEPASGHDVVPVERFVLWAADGIRMNLTPRPATR, encoded by the coding sequence GTGTCGGTGATTCCCGGACCGCCCGTACGAGGTGACGGCGGGCTGCATGACATCGCTGCCGCAGGCGGCCTGCACGCCTACCAACTGCGGCTGCACGCCGAATACGGGCCGGTCGTACGTTTCGAGCTGCCCGGCACGGACTCAGCGGTCTCCATCGCCGACCCGGTGCTGCTCGAGGCCACCGCCGGGATCAACAAACGGCCGGAGGAACTGTTCGAGTTCCTGGCCCCGCTGTGCGAGGCCGGCAACCTGCAGACCCTGCCCGCGGACGAGCACACGCCATGGCGCCGCGCGGTCCTGTCCGTACTGGCCGGCCGCCGCTCCCACGAGGCCCACTTCCCCGGCCTGACCGCGCTCGCCGGCCGGCTGGCGGACCGGTGGGCGGAACAGGCCGGAGAGGGACCGGTCGAGCTGCAGAAGGACCTGAGCGCGCTGTCGCTCCGGATGATCTGCCAGTACGCCCTCGGCAACGGCGTCCACGACCCGGACGAGGTCGTGACGGCCTTCGAGGTCGTGCTCACGGAGTACCTGGGCCGTCAGTACCAGCCGGCCGACCCGGGAGCCGAGGAACAGAGACGGAAGCGTGCCCAGGAGTCCCTGGCCTACCTGCGCGCAACCGTGGACGACGTGCTCGCCCCGGCCCGGCAGGACGGCAACGCCCTGGCCGCGGCCCTGGTCGCGGCGGGGATGAGTCCGGCCCGCGTGCGGGACACCGTGTTGATGATCATGCTTGCCGCTCATCACACGACCGGCGTGGCGGTCTCGTGGACCCTCCACCTGCTCTCCCGGCACCCCGCTGAGGCCGAGCGGGTCACGGCGGAGATCGACGAGGTCCTGTCCGATCGTGACGCACCCGAGTACGCCGACCTCAAGCGGCTGACCCGTCTTCAGATGGCGCTCAAGGAATCGATGCGCCTGTATCCGCCGGGTCCGTACGGGGCTCGCGAGACCACCGAAGATCTCGTCCTGGCCGGCTACGAGATCCCCACCGGGACGACCGTCTTCTATCCGTTCTGGGCCGTCCACCTGAACCCGCAGTACTGGCCCGATCCCGAGACGTTCAACCCTGGCCGTTTCACCCCTGACCAGGTCGCCGGCCGGCCTCGCTATGCCTACGTCCCGTTCGGCCTCGGGCCGCGCAGCTGCGAAGGCGCGAGCCTGGCCATGATGGAGGCCGAACTGGTGCTGGCGATCCTCCTGAGAAGGTTCCGCTTCGAGCCGGCCTCCGGACACGACGTCGTCCCCGTCGAACGGTTCGTGCTGTGGGCCGCGGACGGGATCCGCATGAATCTGACGCCACGGCCGGCTACCCGGTGA
- the aceA gene encoding isocitrate lyase produces MINRLKGAAEQLQDEWDNDPRWEGVERTYRAEDVIRLRGSVQEEHTLARLGAERLWDLLHTEDYVHALGALTGNQAVQQVKAGLKAIYLSGWQVAADANLGGQTYPDQSLYPANSVPAVVRRINNALLRADQIAWSEGSSDTPYWLAPIVADAEAGFGGVLNAFELMKGMIAAGAAGVHWEDQLASEKKCGHLGGKVLIPTGQHIKTLNAARLAADVSGVPSLIVARTDAQAATLLTSDVDPRDQEFATGERTAEGFYRVRNGVRACVARGLAYAPYSDLLWMETGTPDLDVAREFAEAIKAEYPDQMLAYNCSPSFNWKQHLDDSTIAKFQRELGHMGYKFQFITLAGFHSLNYGMFDLAQGYAAEGMPAYVELQEAEFAAESRGYTATRHQREVGTGYFDLVSTAVAPDSSTTALKGSTEEEQFAH; encoded by the coding sequence ATGATCAATCGCCTCAAGGGAGCTGCTGAGCAGCTGCAGGACGAATGGGACAACGACCCTCGCTGGGAGGGCGTCGAGCGCACGTACCGCGCGGAAGACGTGATCAGGTTGCGCGGCAGCGTGCAGGAGGAGCACACGCTGGCCCGGCTGGGCGCCGAGCGGCTGTGGGACCTGCTGCACACCGAGGACTACGTGCACGCCCTCGGCGCGCTGACCGGCAACCAGGCGGTCCAGCAGGTGAAGGCGGGCCTGAAGGCGATCTACCTGTCCGGCTGGCAGGTCGCCGCCGACGCGAACCTGGGCGGGCAGACGTACCCGGACCAGAGCCTGTATCCGGCCAACTCCGTCCCCGCCGTCGTGCGCCGCATCAACAACGCGCTGCTGCGCGCCGACCAGATCGCCTGGTCGGAGGGGAGCTCCGACACGCCGTACTGGCTGGCGCCCATCGTGGCCGACGCCGAGGCCGGCTTCGGCGGAGTGCTCAACGCGTTCGAGCTCATGAAGGGCATGATCGCGGCCGGCGCCGCGGGCGTGCACTGGGAGGACCAGCTCGCCTCGGAGAAGAAGTGCGGCCACCTGGGCGGCAAGGTGCTCATCCCGACCGGCCAGCACATCAAGACCCTGAACGCCGCCCGCCTCGCCGCGGACGTCTCCGGAGTCCCCTCGCTGATCGTCGCGCGGACCGACGCACAGGCCGCGACGCTCCTGACCAGCGACGTGGACCCGCGCGACCAGGAGTTCGCCACCGGCGAGCGCACCGCGGAGGGCTTCTACCGGGTCAGGAACGGGGTGCGGGCCTGCGTCGCGCGCGGCCTGGCGTACGCGCCGTACTCCGACCTGCTCTGGATGGAGACCGGCACGCCCGACCTGGACGTGGCCCGAGAGTTCGCCGAGGCGATCAAGGCCGAGTACCCCGACCAGATGCTCGCCTACAACTGCTCGCCGTCGTTCAACTGGAAGCAGCATCTGGACGACTCCACCATCGCCAAGTTCCAGCGGGAGCTGGGGCACATGGGGTACAAGTTCCAGTTCATCACGCTCGCCGGGTTCCACTCGCTGAACTACGGCATGTTCGACCTGGCCCAGGGGTACGCGGCCGAAGGCATGCCGGCGTACGTGGAGCTGCAGGAGGCCGAGTTCGCCGCCGAGTCGCGCGGCTACACGGCCACCCGGCACCAGCGCGAGGTCGGCACCGGCTACTTCGACCTGGTCAGCACGGCCGTCGCGCCGGACTCCTCGACGACCGCGCTCAAGGGCTCGACGGAGGAGGAGCAGTTCGCCCACTGA
- a CDS encoding SigE family RNA polymerase sigma factor, translating to MLEADPRFAEFVAERGDALLRYGYVLAGNPHDAADLVQEALLKLRGAWPRLRSKENPESYARTTMARLHIAVWRRRRRELLAWELPEGAHHDALPSGDERRMWQALAGLPRKQRAVLVLRYYEQLDDAEIADVLGISRGTVRSQASRALDKLRAAIPTEQLTRGNVR from the coding sequence GTGTTGGAAGCTGATCCCCGTTTCGCGGAGTTCGTCGCCGAACGCGGCGACGCGCTGCTGCGGTACGGATATGTCCTGGCCGGCAATCCGCATGACGCGGCGGACCTGGTCCAGGAGGCGCTGCTGAAGTTACGCGGCGCCTGGCCCCGGTTGCGCTCGAAGGAGAACCCGGAGAGCTACGCGCGCACCACGATGGCCCGGCTGCACATCGCCGTCTGGCGGCGGCGCAGGCGCGAACTGCTCGCGTGGGAACTGCCGGAAGGCGCGCACCACGACGCGCTGCCCAGCGGCGACGAGCGCCGGATGTGGCAGGCGCTGGCCGGCCTGCCGCGCAAGCAGCGCGCGGTGCTGGTGCTGCGCTACTACGAGCAGCTCGACGACGCCGAGATCGCCGACGTGCTCGGGATCTCGCGCGGCACGGTACGCAGCCAGGCCTCCCGCGCGCTGGACAAGCTCCGCGCCGCCATCCCGACTGAGCAGCTGACGAGGGGGAACGTACGATGA
- a CDS encoding acyl-CoA dehydrogenase family protein, translating into MAGFCLEPSADVVEVRDWVHEFARDVIRPAGAEWDEREETPWPVIQEAAKVGLYSLDFFATQWFEESGLALPVAFEEIFWGDAGIGLAIVGTGLAAAALAANGTPEQMGEWLPQMFGTENDVKLGAFCASEPDAGSDVGAIRTRAVHDRGDWVLDGVKTWATNGGIANVHVVVASVDPSLGTRGQATFVIPPGTPGLSMGQKFRKHGIRASHTAEVVLDGVRVPGSCLLGGKEKLDARLARVRNGERAGEQAAMRTFETTRPSVAAMAVGIARAAFEYARDYAREREQFGRKIGENQAIAFLLAEMATRVDVARLLTWRAAWMARNGRQFTQAEGSMSKLVAGETAVWVTEQAIQILGGAGYTREHPVERFHRDAKIYTIFEGTSEIQRLIIGRAVTGLQVR; encoded by the coding sequence ATGGCCGGCTTCTGCCTGGAGCCCAGCGCTGACGTGGTCGAGGTACGCGACTGGGTGCACGAGTTCGCCCGCGACGTGATCCGCCCGGCGGGCGCCGAGTGGGACGAGCGCGAGGAGACCCCCTGGCCGGTCATCCAGGAGGCGGCCAAGGTAGGCCTGTACTCCCTCGACTTCTTCGCCACCCAGTGGTTCGAGGAGAGCGGGCTGGCGCTGCCCGTGGCGTTCGAGGAGATCTTCTGGGGCGACGCGGGCATCGGCCTGGCCATCGTCGGCACCGGCCTGGCCGCCGCCGCCCTCGCGGCGAACGGCACCCCGGAGCAGATGGGGGAGTGGCTGCCGCAGATGTTCGGCACGGAGAACGACGTCAAGCTGGGCGCCTTCTGCGCCTCGGAGCCGGACGCCGGCTCCGACGTCGGCGCCATCCGCACCCGCGCCGTCCACGACCGGGGCGACTGGGTGCTGGACGGGGTCAAGACCTGGGCCACGAACGGCGGCATCGCCAACGTCCACGTCGTCGTGGCCTCGGTCGACCCGTCACTCGGCACCCGGGGCCAGGCGACCTTCGTCATCCCGCCCGGCACCCCCGGTCTGTCCATGGGCCAGAAGTTCCGCAAACACGGGATCCGCGCCTCGCACACGGCCGAGGTGGTCCTGGACGGCGTGCGCGTACCGGGCTCCTGCCTGCTCGGCGGCAAGGAGAAGCTGGACGCCCGGCTGGCGCGCGTACGCAATGGGGAGCGGGCGGGCGAGCAGGCGGCGATGCGCACGTTCGAGACCACCCGCCCGTCGGTCGCCGCCATGGCCGTGGGCATCGCGCGCGCGGCCTTCGAGTACGCCAGGGACTACGCCCGCGAGCGGGAGCAGTTTGGCCGCAAGATCGGCGAGAACCAGGCGATCGCCTTCCTGCTCGCCGAGATGGCCACGCGGGTGGACGTGGCCCGCCTGCTGACGTGGCGGGCGGCCTGGATGGCGCGCAACGGCCGGCAGTTCACGCAGGCGGAGGGGTCGATGTCGAAGCTGGTGGCGGGGGAGACGGCGGTGTGGGTGACGGAGCAGGCGATCCAGATCCTGGGCGGCGCCGGTTACACCAGGGAGCACCCGGTCGAGCGCTTCCACCGGGATGCCAAGATCTACACGATCTTCGAAGGCACGTCGGAGATCCAGCGGCTGATCATCGGCCGTGCCGTGACCGGCCTGCAGGTTCGCTGA
- a CDS encoding MFS transporter, whose protein sequence is MATTTPYAPPTVAAAAPVRAPFGRTMTAFTLTAVLVSGQLYVVIPLLHDMAAGWGSSPGGLTWLVTAFGIGYGAGFLVFGPLSDRYGRRRLLMIGLPLAALTSAAVALSPSPEVAFALRAIQGLAVAMFPPAGMAYLAERVEPRRRVIAIAAVTGAFLASAVVLQVAAQLLVDAIGWRGLFLLSAAGFSLAFLGVRAVMLPDLPREGAGSLLSVYRAVPGLLFHRVLGLRYIATIMLMVGFVAVYTGLQIYGVTSSSDLLTLRAAGLPSIVLVPLLMPWLARIPTTIRATAFMAAGALALAAVGLTGAAALVLLLAVYVAAITGGLPSMNESISAGAGQARGTALSLFSFALAVGGSVGPQVAAAFGGFTPLMYGLAIGMALAALAVLVSARSPRH, encoded by the coding sequence ATGGCGACAACCACTCCTTACGCGCCGCCCACCGTCGCGGCGGCCGCACCGGTCCGCGCCCCCTTCGGGCGCACGATGACGGCTTTCACCCTCACCGCCGTGCTGGTCAGCGGCCAGTTGTACGTCGTGATCCCGCTCCTGCACGACATGGCCGCCGGCTGGGGTTCCTCGCCGGGCGGGCTGACCTGGCTGGTGACCGCGTTCGGCATCGGGTACGGCGCCGGCTTCCTAGTGTTCGGCCCGCTTTCCGACCGTTATGGGCGCCGCAGATTGCTGATGATCGGACTGCCGCTGGCCGCGCTCACCTCGGCGGCGGTGGCGTTGAGCCCGTCACCCGAGGTGGCGTTCGCGTTGCGGGCCATACAGGGGCTGGCGGTGGCGATGTTCCCGCCTGCCGGTATGGCGTACCTGGCCGAACGGGTCGAGCCGCGCCGGCGGGTGATCGCGATCGCGGCGGTGACCGGCGCGTTCCTTGCCTCGGCCGTGGTGCTCCAGGTAGCCGCCCAGCTGCTGGTGGACGCGATCGGCTGGCGCGGGCTGTTCCTGCTGTCGGCGGCCGGGTTCTCCCTGGCCTTCCTGGGCGTGCGGGCGGTCATGCTGCCCGACCTGCCGCGCGAGGGCGCCGGTTCGCTGCTGTCGGTCTATCGGGCGGTGCCGGGCCTGCTGTTCCACCGCGTCCTCGGGCTCCGGTACATCGCCACGATCATGTTGATGGTGGGCTTCGTGGCCGTGTACACCGGTCTGCAGATCTACGGCGTGACGTCGTCCTCCGACCTGCTGACGCTCCGGGCGGCCGGGCTCCCCTCGATCGTGCTGGTGCCGCTGCTCATGCCCTGGCTCGCCCGGATCCCCACGACGATCAGGGCGACGGCGTTCATGGCGGCCGGGGCCCTCGCGCTCGCGGCCGTCGGCCTGACCGGTGCGGCCGCGCTGGTGCTGCTGCTCGCCGTCTACGTCGCCGCCATCACCGGCGGCCTGCCCAGCATGAACGAGTCCATCTCCGCGGGCGCGGGCCAGGCCCGCGGAACCGCGCTGTCGCTGTTCTCCTTCGCCCTCGCGGTCGGCGGCAGCGTGGGGCCGCAGGTGGCCGCCGCGTTCGGGGGGTTCACCCCGCTGATGTACGGCCTCGCGATCGGCATGGCGCTGGCGGCCCTGGCCGTGCTCGTGTCCGCGAGGTCACCCCGACACTGA
- a CDS encoding low temperature requirement protein A — MAGTPEGGSGAPLWRRMAGRDPAEPHRVATPLELLSDLCFVVAVAQAAAGLHHALSEGHAGTGVLGYAMVFFAIWWAWMNFTWFASAYDTDDTSYRLLIFVQMAGVLVLAAGIPRALQDRDFALVTLGYVVMRVALVLLWLRAAQGHAEGRRSALRYAFGVAVVQVGWITRLALPEQTGLASFFVLVLAELAVPIWAERFWSTAWHPHHIAERYSLFTIIVLGESILAATIAVQTGLERRLDAGPLLTVALSGMVIVFAMWWLYFSRPAHLLLTSNKAAFLWGYGHYLIFSSAAAIGAGLAVSVDFHTHEGHIGPWAAGAAVAVPVAVFLISLWLVHVRPHRPGPLVDGSYLAGVAAVLAMPFTGLPLPLIAAVMIALVVVTQHAEASTPESGSTAVR, encoded by the coding sequence ATGGCCGGCACACCTGAGGGCGGGAGCGGGGCGCCGTTGTGGCGCCGGATGGCCGGGCGTGACCCCGCCGAGCCACATCGGGTCGCCACCCCGCTGGAGCTCCTGTCCGATCTGTGCTTCGTGGTCGCGGTGGCGCAGGCCGCCGCCGGACTCCATCACGCCCTGTCCGAGGGGCATGCGGGCACGGGCGTGCTCGGCTACGCGATGGTGTTCTTCGCGATCTGGTGGGCGTGGATGAACTTCACCTGGTTCGCCTCCGCATACGACACCGACGACACGTCGTACCGCTTGCTGATCTTCGTGCAGATGGCCGGGGTGCTCGTCCTCGCCGCCGGGATCCCGCGGGCCCTGCAGGACAGGGACTTCGCCCTGGTCACCCTCGGTTACGTGGTCATGCGGGTGGCGCTCGTGCTGCTCTGGCTGCGCGCCGCCCAGGGGCACGCCGAGGGGCGGCGCAGCGCCCTGCGGTACGCGTTCGGCGTGGCGGTGGTCCAGGTCGGCTGGATCACCCGGCTGGCACTGCCGGAGCAGACAGGGCTGGCGAGCTTCTTCGTGCTGGTGCTCGCGGAGCTGGCGGTGCCAATCTGGGCGGAACGGTTCTGGTCCACCGCCTGGCATCCGCATCACATCGCCGAGCGCTACAGCCTGTTCACGATCATCGTACTCGGCGAGTCCATCCTCGCCGCCACCATCGCCGTCCAGACCGGACTGGAGCGGCGGCTCGACGCGGGTCCGCTGCTGACGGTGGCGCTCAGCGGCATGGTCATCGTCTTCGCGATGTGGTGGCTGTACTTCTCCCGGCCCGCCCACCTGTTGCTGACGTCGAACAAGGCCGCTTTCCTCTGGGGCTACGGCCATTATCTGATCTTCTCCTCCGCCGCGGCGATCGGCGCGGGGCTGGCGGTGAGCGTCGACTTCCACACCCATGAGGGGCACATCGGCCCCTGGGCGGCCGGGGCGGCGGTCGCCGTACCGGTGGCCGTCTTCCTCATCAGCCTGTGGCTGGTGCACGTGCGGCCGCATCGCCCCGGCCCCCTGGTGGACGGCTCCTATCTCGCGGGGGTGGCCGCCGTGCTGGCGATGCCGTTCACCGGCCTGCCGCTGCCGCTGATCGCGGCGGTGATGATCGCGCTCGTTGTGGTGACCCAGCACGCGGAGGCGTCCACGCCGGAATCCGGGTCGACGGCCGTGAGGTGA
- a CDS encoding helix-turn-helix domain-containing protein — translation MAPLLGEEPLSLTQELDLIAFGQRLRHLRKQRGLTLSDLGSRVSRAPSQLSLLENGKREPKLSLLKALAAALGVPVEELLRRQAPNRRAQLEIALEEAQRDPIYAALGLPRLKVSARVPNDVLEHILGLYGELRARQARGTATPEEARVANAELRRRQREVGNYFGEIEQAAAKALDAVGYRTGALSQSMIQSLVTHFGYTVHTAQDLPRSVRSITDLRNRRIYVKHEQLGMHTPRTILLQTIGHLALGHGKPRDFADFLRQRTEANYFAAAVLVPERAAALYLQEAKADRALSVEDLRDVFAVSYEMAAHRFTNLATHHLGLVCHFVRNDAGGTIYKAYENDGIVFPADEQGAIEGQRMCLQWSGRQVFASPDRFSVYYQYSDSPTGTYFCVAHVDPSRERDFAITLGVPYKESRWFRGRETTNRTRSGCPNGDCCRRPPAELSERWEGYAWPSARANSHVLAALPPGSFPGVDEADVYTFLERHATTA, via the coding sequence ATGGCGCCCTTGCTAGGTGAAGAACCGCTGTCTTTGACGCAGGAGCTCGATCTCATCGCGTTTGGTCAGCGCCTGCGCCACCTGCGCAAACAGCGCGGTCTCACCCTGTCGGACCTCGGTTCGCGCGTCAGCAGGGCGCCCAGCCAGCTGTCGCTGCTGGAGAACGGCAAGCGCGAGCCGAAACTCTCGCTGCTGAAGGCCCTGGCCGCCGCTCTCGGCGTGCCCGTCGAGGAGCTGCTGCGCCGTCAGGCGCCCAACCGCCGCGCGCAGCTCGAGATCGCGCTGGAGGAGGCGCAGCGCGACCCCATCTACGCCGCGCTCGGGCTGCCGCGCCTGAAGGTCTCCGCCCGGGTGCCGAACGACGTGCTCGAACACATTCTCGGCCTGTACGGAGAGCTGCGCGCCCGGCAGGCCCGCGGCACCGCCACCCCGGAGGAGGCCAGGGTCGCCAACGCCGAGCTGCGGCGCAGGCAGCGCGAGGTGGGCAACTACTTCGGCGAGATCGAGCAGGCCGCCGCCAAGGCGCTCGACGCGGTCGGCTACCGCACGGGCGCCCTGTCCCAGAGCATGATCCAGAGCCTGGTCACCCATTTCGGCTACACGGTGCACACCGCGCAAGATCTTCCCCGGTCCGTACGTTCCATCACCGACCTCCGCAACCGCCGCATCTACGTCAAACACGAGCAGCTCGGCATGCACACCCCGCGCACGATCCTGCTCCAGACCATCGGCCACCTCGCGCTCGGCCACGGCAAGCCGCGCGACTTCGCCGACTTCCTGCGCCAGCGCACCGAGGCCAACTACTTCGCCGCCGCCGTCCTCGTCCCCGAGCGGGCGGCCGCGCTCTACCTTCAGGAGGCCAAGGCAGACCGGGCGCTGTCGGTGGAGGACCTGCGGGACGTCTTCGCGGTCTCGTACGAGATGGCCGCCCACCGTTTCACCAACCTCGCCACCCACCACCTGGGCCTCGTCTGCCACTTCGTCCGCAATGACGCCGGGGGCACCATCTACAAGGCGTACGAGAACGACGGCATCGTCTTCCCCGCCGACGAGCAGGGGGCCATCGAGGGGCAGCGGATGTGCCTGCAGTGGTCGGGGCGGCAGGTGTTCGCCTCGCCCGATCGGTTCTCGGTGTACTACCAGTACTCCGACTCGCCCACCGGGACCTATTTCTGCGTGGCGCACGTGGATCCGTCGCGCGAGCGGGACTTCGCGATCACGCTGGGGGTGCCGTACAAGGAGTCGCGCTGGTTCAGGGGCCGCGAGACCACCAACCGCACCAGGTCCGGCTGCCCCAACGGCGACTGCTGCCGCCGTCCGCCCGCCGAGCTGTCCGAACGCTGGGAGGGGTACGCCTGGCCGTCCGCCCGCGCCAACTCCCACGTGCTGGCCGCGCTGCCGCCGGGCTCGTTCCCGGGGGTGGACGAGGCCGACGTGTACACGTTCCTGGAGCGGCACGCCACGACCGCATAA